A region of Lepus europaeus isolate LE1 chromosome 2, mLepTim1.pri, whole genome shotgun sequence DNA encodes the following proteins:
- the LOC133769004 gene encoding zinc finger protein 39-like — translation MESSVFPRAKKMNTFPVLMSFEDVTVDFTWEEWQVLDDAHRNLYREVMRDTYRSLLSLGFCITKPEVICRLEQGAEPWTDESPTQSFPGRATEREKARSAICSFTA, via the exons ATggagtcctctgtgtttccaagagcaaagaaaatgaatacatttccT GTGTTGATGTCATTTGAGGATGTGACTGTGGACTTCACCTGGGAGGAGTGGCAAGTCCTGGATGATGCCCACAGGAACCTGTACAGGGAAGTGATGCGGGACACCTACAGAAGCCTGCTGTCCCTAG GGTTCTGCATCACCAAACCTGAGGTGATCTGCAGAttggagcaaggagcagagccatggACAGATGAATCCCCAACACAGAGCTTCCCAG gcagagcaacagagagagagaaagcacgatctgccatctgctctttcactgcctaa